Proteins from a genomic interval of Nocardia sp. BMG51109:
- a CDS encoding DUF3152 domain-containing protein yields the protein MYARWDPVAEGAGARRESKRGAIRRFASTYGWRAYALPVLAVITVLVVVDAVKGGGDPDGIAAPGPGRLSQHDDRAGIIGAPPRGDGSFSADLAGGALPAGGAFAETGTGAWHPVPGTSAQVGAAQGHLFTYTVEVEDGVDTTALGGEDAVARMVEATLSNPKSWIHDPTFGFRRIDAGEPDFRVSLTSRQTTKTMCGFEIPIDSSCYNSDAGRVVLSDVRWVRGAPAFEGDIGSYRQYQINHEVGHAIGYHDHQPCESDGGLAPVMMQQTFGTRNSDIAALDPEGVVPMDGRKCRFNPWPYPRG from the coding sequence CTGTACGCCCGCTGGGATCCGGTCGCCGAGGGGGCCGGCGCGCGCCGCGAGAGCAAGCGGGGTGCGATCCGCCGGTTCGCGTCGACCTACGGCTGGCGAGCCTATGCGCTGCCGGTGCTCGCGGTGATCACGGTGCTGGTGGTGGTGGACGCGGTAAAGGGGGGTGGCGATCCGGACGGGATCGCCGCGCCCGGGCCGGGCCGGCTCAGCCAGCACGACGACAGGGCCGGCATCATCGGCGCACCGCCGCGAGGCGACGGCAGCTTCTCCGCCGACCTGGCCGGCGGCGCCTTGCCCGCCGGCGGCGCGTTCGCCGAAACCGGCACGGGCGCCTGGCATCCGGTACCCGGCACCTCGGCGCAGGTGGGCGCCGCGCAGGGGCATCTGTTCACCTACACGGTCGAGGTCGAGGACGGCGTGGACACCACCGCACTGGGCGGCGAGGACGCGGTGGCGCGGATGGTCGAGGCGACGCTGTCCAATCCCAAGAGCTGGATTCACGATCCGACGTTCGGGTTCCGCCGCATCGATGCCGGCGAACCGGATTTCCGGGTCTCGCTCACCTCGCGGCAGACCACGAAGACCATGTGCGGCTTCGAGATTCCCATCGACTCCTCCTGCTACAACTCCGATGCCGGCCGGGTGGTGCTGTCGGACGTGCGGTGGGTGCGCGGGGCGCCGGCGTTCGAGGGCGATATCGGGTCGTACCGGCAGTATCAGATCAACCACGAGGTCGGGCACGCCATCGGCTACCACGATCATCAGCCGTGCGAGTCCGACGGCGGGCTGGCGCCGGTGATGATGCAGCAGACCTTCGGCACGCGAAACAGCGATATCGCCGCGCTGGATCCGGAGGGCGTGGTGCCGATGGACGGCCGGAAATGCCGGTTCAACCCCTGGCCGTACCCTCGCGGCTGA
- a CDS encoding TetR/AcrR family transcriptional regulator — translation MTDLVDRMTSRRLSSEAMPSKRGTRLPRDARRAQLLAAAGEVFVLRGYHASGMDEISQCAGVSKPVLYQHFTSKLELYLAVLQNYIDALVSSVRQALRSTTDNRQRVRAAVQAYFDFVDHETQGFRLVFESDLTSEPQVQRRVEQATEACVDAVYDLVAHDSGLDPYRARILAVGLVGASQITARYWLEADRPIDKEEAVDTTVALCWGGLSRVPLHHH, via the coding sequence ATGACAGACCTCGTGGACCGGATGACGTCGCGCAGACTGTCGTCCGAGGCCATGCCGAGCAAGCGCGGAACCCGCCTGCCCCGCGACGCGCGCCGCGCTCAACTGCTGGCCGCGGCCGGCGAGGTCTTCGTGCTACGCGGCTACCACGCGTCCGGCATGGATGAGATCTCGCAGTGCGCCGGCGTCTCCAAACCCGTGCTGTACCAGCACTTCACGAGCAAGCTCGAGCTGTATCTGGCGGTACTGCAGAACTATATCGACGCGCTGGTGTCGAGCGTGCGCCAGGCACTTCGCTCCACCACCGACAACCGCCAGCGCGTGCGCGCCGCGGTGCAGGCGTACTTCGACTTCGTCGATCACGAAACCCAGGGCTTCCGGCTGGTTTTCGAATCCGATCTGACCAGCGAGCCGCAGGTGCAGCGCCGGGTCGAGCAGGCCACCGAGGCGTGCGTGGACGCGGTGTACGACCTGGTCGCGCACGACTCCGGCCTGGACCCGTACCGGGCCCGCATCCTCGCGGTGGGCCTGGTGGGCGCCAGTCAGATCACCGCGCGCTACTGGCTGGAGGCCGACCGCCCGATCGACAAGGAAGAGGCCGTCGACACCACGGTGGCGCTGTGCTGGGGCGGCCTGTCGCGCGTGCCGCTGCATCACCACTGA
- a CDS encoding DUF3107 domain-containing protein — protein MEVKIGISDSPRELVINSSQTPEEVEAAVSGALEGKGGVVALTDEKGRKYLIQAAKVAYVEIGTSASGRVGFAAV, from the coding sequence GTGGAGGTCAAGATCGGTATTTCGGACAGCCCGCGCGAGCTCGTGATCAACAGCTCGCAGACCCCGGAAGAGGTCGAGGCGGCGGTGTCCGGTGCGCTGGAGGGTAAGGGCGGCGTGGTGGCGCTGACCGACGAGAAGGGCCGCAAATACCTGATCCAGGCCGCCAAGGTCGCCTATGTGGAGATCGGCACCTCGGCCAGCGGCCGGGTGGGCTTCGCGGCCGTGTAG
- a CDS encoding ferritin-like fold-containing protein: protein MGAHPSAALGDSTDSTAMDADARIPADHPGVVDLFAVLAYGEISAFYRLAEEAKLAPTLRGRVAVARMAAAEMEHFDTLERALGERGVGVFDAMAPFVRALDAYHDSTDPSTWLESMVKFYVGDGIAADFYTVLADALAPEVAGVVHDVLAETSHSEFVVDEVRRAVTESRSERDRLTLWGRRLLGEAITQAQYVMAQRDELTELVLIATGDLNGVAALFERMQTCHTERMRVLGLG, encoded by the coding sequence ATGGGAGCACACCCGTCTGCCGCGCTGGGCGATTCGACCGACTCCACTGCCATGGACGCCGATGCCCGCATTCCCGCCGACCATCCCGGTGTCGTCGATCTGTTCGCGGTGCTCGCCTACGGCGAGATCTCCGCGTTCTACCGGCTCGCCGAGGAGGCGAAGCTGGCGCCGACGCTGCGCGGCCGGGTGGCCGTGGCCCGCATGGCCGCCGCGGAGATGGAACATTTCGACACGCTGGAACGAGCGCTGGGGGAGCGCGGTGTCGGCGTCTTCGACGCGATGGCGCCGTTCGTGCGTGCGCTGGACGCCTACCACGATTCGACCGACCCCTCGACGTGGCTGGAGTCGATGGTGAAGTTCTACGTCGGCGACGGGATCGCCGCCGACTTCTACACGGTGCTGGCCGACGCGCTGGCGCCCGAGGTGGCCGGCGTGGTGCACGATGTGCTCGCCGAGACCAGCCATTCCGAATTCGTCGTCGACGAGGTGCGCCGCGCGGTCACCGAGAGCCGGTCCGAGCGCGACCGGCTCACCCTGTGGGGTCGTCGGCTGCTGGGCGAGGCGATCACCCAGGCGCAGTACGTCATGGCCCAGCGCGATGAGCTCACCGAGCTGGTCCTCATCGCCACCGGCGACCTCAACGGGGTCGCCGCGCTGTTCGAGCGGATGCAGACCTGCCACACCGAGCGCATGCGCGTGCTGGGGTTGGGCTGA
- a CDS encoding alpha/beta fold hydrolase gives MNLADTVSAAARNAWALTFGDGIESPARTPSVVLSDEPHRCLRRFEHGPSANGGPSANGGPSANGGPSANGGPSANGGSSANSGPAESADDAAVLLVPPLAAPADCFDLRPDQSLARFLLDMGRHPYVIDYGEITFADRRMGFEDWIDDILPVAIGRVSADRGGAPVDLVGWSLGGVLALLTAAADAALPIRSITAVGAPLNYDRVTGVPQVRALARLTRGMTVSTMIRAAGGVPAPLTRLAYRTASWEREIRRPLFLAANLTDSAKLGRMETIDRFQAQLPGYPGRFYNQLWSRFVLANDIGKGVVRLSGRRPALADVTAPVLLIGGPDDVITPAAAVAHGVTTLTGAPEVRYETAPGSHLGILAGADARDTTWTWLEKFLRDRS, from the coding sequence GTGAATCTGGCAGACACCGTGAGCGCCGCCGCGCGCAACGCGTGGGCACTGACGTTCGGCGACGGCATCGAATCGCCTGCCCGTACCCCGTCGGTGGTGCTGAGCGACGAGCCGCACCGGTGTCTGCGCCGCTTCGAACACGGCCCTTCCGCGAACGGTGGCCCTTCCGCGAACGGTGGCCCTTCCGCGAACGGTGGCCCTTCCGCGAACGGTGGCCCTTCCGCGAACGGTGGTTCTTCCGCGAACAGTGGCCCAGCCGAATCCGCCGACGATGCCGCGGTGCTGCTGGTCCCGCCGCTCGCGGCCCCCGCCGACTGCTTCGACCTGCGCCCCGACCAGAGCCTGGCCCGGTTCCTGCTCGATATGGGGCGGCACCCGTACGTGATCGACTACGGCGAGATCACCTTCGCCGACCGCCGGATGGGCTTCGAGGACTGGATCGACGACATCCTGCCGGTGGCGATCGGGCGGGTCTCCGCCGATCGCGGCGGGGCGCCGGTGGATCTCGTCGGCTGGTCGCTGGGCGGCGTGCTGGCGCTGCTCACCGCGGCCGCCGACGCCGCCCTGCCGATCCGGTCGATCACCGCCGTCGGCGCGCCGCTGAACTACGACCGGGTCACCGGGGTACCGCAGGTCCGGGCGCTGGCCCGGCTGACCCGCGGGATGACCGTCTCGACCATGATCCGCGCCGCGGGCGGGGTTCCCGCGCCGTTGACCCGGCTGGCCTACCGGACCGCCTCGTGGGAGCGCGAGATACGCCGCCCGCTGTTTCTCGCGGCCAACCTCACCGACAGCGCCAAGCTCGGCCGGATGGAGACGATCGATCGCTTCCAGGCTCAGCTGCCCGGCTATCCGGGGCGCTTCTACAACCAGCTGTGGAGCCGGTTCGTGCTGGCCAACGATATCGGCAAGGGTGTGGTGCGGCTCTCCGGGCGGCGGCCGGCGCTGGCCGACGTCACCGCGCCGGTGCTGCTGATCGGCGGCCCGGACGATGTGATCACCCCGGCGGCCGCCGTCGCGCACGGCGTCACCACCCTCACCGGCGCGCCGGAGGTGCGCTACGAGACCGCGCCCGGCAGCCATCTCGGCATCCTGGCCGGGGCGGACGCGCGCGACACCACCTGGACCTGGCTGGAGAAGTTTCTGCGCGATCGGTCGTGA